Proteins encoded by one window of Emticicia oligotrophica DSM 17448:
- a CDS encoding SDR family oxidoreductase translates to MNLNLDSKVIIVTGGAKGIGEGIVRVLAAEGATPVIIGRNEEDNLKLVNEIKALGQACEQVVAELSVPVDCEKAIQEIMQKFGRIDGIVNNAGVNDGVGLENGNYERFVESLHKNLIHYYLIVHHALPALKASKGSIVNITSKTAETGQGGTSAYAAANGGRNALTREWAVELLKYGIRVNALIVAECYTPLYEKWIKTLPNPEETLAKINSKIPLENRMTTSEEIANMVVFLLSDKSSHTTGQLIHVDGGYVHLDRALL, encoded by the coding sequence GGAATTGTAAGAGTTTTAGCAGCGGAAGGGGCAACCCCTGTCATTATTGGCCGAAATGAAGAGGATAACCTCAAACTTGTCAATGAAATAAAGGCACTAGGCCAAGCATGTGAGCAAGTAGTGGCTGAACTCTCTGTGCCAGTAGATTGTGAAAAGGCTATTCAGGAAATTATGCAAAAGTTTGGTAGGATAGATGGTATCGTGAATAATGCAGGGGTGAACGATGGCGTTGGCCTCGAAAATGGTAACTATGAGCGTTTTGTAGAATCTTTACATAAAAACCTTATTCATTACTACTTAATTGTGCATCATGCCTTACCTGCCCTGAAGGCATCAAAAGGCTCAATTGTGAATATTACCTCAAAAACCGCTGAAACAGGACAAGGTGGAACATCGGCTTATGCGGCAGCCAATGGTGGGCGAAATGCCCTTACCCGTGAGTGGGCAGTAGAATTATTAAAATACGGAATTAGAGTAAATGCTCTTATCGTGGCAGAATGTTATACGCCTCTTTACGAAAAGTGGATAAAAACTCTGCCAAATCCAGAAGAGACTTTGGCAAAAATCAACTCAAAAATTCCATTAGAAAACCGAATGACAACTTCTGAAGAAATTGCCAATATGGTGGTATTTTTATTGTCGGATAAATCTAGCCACACCACTGGCCAACTGATTCATGTGGATGGTGGTTATGTGCATTTAGATAGGGCTTTGTTGTAG